ctacaaaaacaaaactattAAGCTCGTAACTAAATTACTAATATAGTTAGCAGGTAACCAGCCAACAGAATAGAATATAAGGCAACAGGAAAGAGGGTTATTTGGGTTCAATCTGTGGCCACGGAGTCTTTTCGTAGCAAAAGCATAACTTTAATGAGGTTAAACTATCGTCTTAGATCATGAGATCTAAAATTGCATAGCTCATTCTTTTGCATATAAGAAGAAGATCCATTAAACAAACCTCTTCTTCCAATTCTCGAAGAATCAATGCTGTTCGCCACCGCAGATGGACTTTGGATTGACTCACATCAGTGTAGATATGATCACCAACATAGAGTATTTCATCTCCATGGATATTTAGGGAATTCTCAACCATCTGGGCACTTCCCCCTGAATACAATCCCCCTGCAGAAGTCAAGCAAACAGAACATTGACAATAGTATCTCAGAAAGAATATGATAATCAAATACTTTGTGAGCATAGAACATTGAGGAACTTGGTTATCCTGGCATGGAAATTGGTGAGCACAAACAAAATAGCTATTTAGTAATTGTCACAGTTATGCCTACTTAGCGGATTTGTTTGATTCACCTCAGCTCAAATATACAAGGTGCATAGAGAAATCTAGTAGCTGAGACGGGCAGACGGCACTTTTGCATTTTGAGCACAGTTACAACACGTTTCACTTGCTCAGTTAGTCAATCAATTGAGGCAAGCAGCGACCATACTTGGTATAATTTAGAAGTTGTAGAATTCAATCTCTTCAACAATGATGCACATGTGGTACCGATAACAAATATTACGCCTACTCAAGTCATGACTACGAGTCTCCGATTGAAAACACAATATATCATAAGTCATGCGTCACGACAGCTATAACTAATTATTAAGTCCAACATAAGAAATTTTGTCCATACACAACGTGTCTAACACCGTACATTCAATGGACAATCAAAGCTACTACAACTAGACTTAGAGCCAAGAACTTAAGGTATTCAGAAAAGGTAAACAAGCACAAGAACTCAACTCATTATTACCTGTTACAGCCTTGAAGCATGGACGCATTAGCCCCTCACCCGTGACCACCTCATACATTGGGTGTGACATTTGGAAGAACTCTGGCTTCCTTGCAGAGACTATTACCTGCATATAAACATGAGAGGCACAAAACTTTACTTGGTGCTGTGGAAGTTTGGTAGGAATTTTTCTGATCATCAAATTTCAAGGAGACCAAAGTcttcggaaaaaaaaattatgtctgCAAATTTTTCAATGGATAAAATTGCACGCCTTAAGGTTAATTATGCAAATAAAATACCACTGCAATTGACTTCAGTATTAATTCTTGCATAAGTAATGAAAATATTCTCCTCAGACTTTGTTACAGTAGAAACTATAGAATAGTATGCCATGAAGGCATGAGTTTACAGACTTAATTGGAAAATATTCACTTACGATGTCAAATAGATCCCGCCAACTCATATCATTAGGAAGATATCTGTTAAAGGAATGTTGCATCATTGTGTCTGTGTAATGATAGTCTGAGTTGGTAATGAGGAGAAGCTTTTTACCAGCCTAAAGCAGGAATAATCAAGGTAAGTAAGTACTGTAAAGTGTGAAGTCACATTTTCTACAAAGATATATAACATCTTGTTAGACATACCTCCTTCTGGTCCAAAAGTGCTAGAGGCAACTGCGGATCAGGTGTCACAAAGAGTTCAGGCTTAGACATTATTTCACTCTGCATGAATTCCAAAATCATATTACACTCCTGAATcgatattaaattattaatttactgAAAAAATCATGAAGATATGCTAACCTTCAATTGACCTTCTACATGTGCCCTGAAGAGGGCTCTTCCAACAGCCTGAAATCACGTCAAGAgttaaaaagaagaatgaaaaaagTAACGTCAGTGCTCTATAAACGTAGCTTATTGCCTTATAGAGCCCTTTATAATCAAGTGGACCAAGTTGTGCTGCAATGGTTCCATCATCCAATCTATCAACcatctgaaaataaaatatgatATAAATATAGTAAATATGTTGTTGAGAAAATTATATCTAGCAAAAGGATATAAATTAAGGTTCAAATCGATACTCCTTGGTATTAGTGTGCAGTACTACTGCTAGTGTGGTCAACATTATTTCATTAGTGTCAAAAGAGCGGGTTTTCTTATTGCATTAGGTTCGTGTTTTAGTTGAAATAGcttcaaatataaatatacTTGAAACAAAGCAATCATAATTATCTAAAACATTAAGACAGTGACCTAACCATGAGAATGTAGTACCTGCATATACGCCACAGCTTCTGAGACAGAGAACAATGTATTCAGGAATTCCCATCGACTTTCCTTCCGGAGGTCCACCAATTCCCTCCCGTACATCTCCCTTCAATGAAAATAAACTTGAGCAAAACTGCCAAATATATTACTCCATTTATGTTTTCTGAAAACAATATCGTAAAGTGCTGCATTTTGGGAAAGATAAATGGAGCATAACACAGGCAGACCAGAGTAACAATCAGATCAATACAAACTTTCATCTTTGTTGATGATCTATCAGCAGATTAGAAGCATTTGTGTGTATGTTGAAATCGTCATTGTTCATATCACAGTAAAAGGTTCACAGTGTACCTTACAGCTCGGTTAGATAGCATGGTTGTGCCATGCATAGCCCTTTTTACATAACCAAATCGATCAGGCTTCACTAGGTTGCCTTTCTCTTTGTCTATGACGAGGCCTCTAATAACCTACACAAAAATTTGGAACAAGATAGGAAAGGAAAGGAAAGAAATGTTAGCAGAtgttatgaaatgcaaaaatGTCAATAATTTTATATCTTTGAACCGATTTGTAGATGTTACCAGGTCAGGGTCAAATGCAAGACCATCAACTGGGAAACCCACTTTCTTTAAATTGTCCATACAGTAGTCATAAGCCTTCCCTTCCCAAGCCTACAAGACAGAGACCCATGTCAGATAATCCACATCCCAATCTAGCAGGACTTATAACTCTATATAATCACGGCTTATGacacagagaaaaaaaaaggagaaacgATGAAGAGAGTGAACTGATACTTACAATGACATTATAATGCATCAAGGTGTAGTCCATATCATAACCAATGGCACTAATGGATCGAAGATTCAATGTGCGGCTACAAAAAATTCCACGAGGTGATTGCCTTGACGAAAAAGGACTCTGTACATAAATCATTCAACAAGATGAGATTGCTGCACAAATTTTACTCTACCATAATAAAATGATCCATGGACCATTCATTAATAACAGACTTGAAACTCTCTCAAACAAAATTCATATATAGGACCAAAATGAGAGCATAAACAGACTAACTGCAAAAGTACTACTCTGCCATATAATGAAATGATCAATGGATAGTCATATAAAAACAGACAACACATAGTTAgtacaaatcaaacaaaactaGTGAAAGCAAATAGTGCTCGTCAGAAAAAGAACGAGTGACAGTACCGGAATACCCAAATCTTTAAGCAACCCTTCAGCTTCTTCAGCCTCCATTCTAGCCACTTCCTCAATTGGACCTTCCAAAGTTGCCTGCCCATCAATTCCTACATGGGTTCATAAAAAGcaacacaaaaatcaaaattctaCAAACACAGTACTGACAGTAGCAATGCCTCAATACAAACTAATATAAGTTACCAAAAGCCTCAAGACTCTCAAGCTTGACATTCAAATCCCCCTTGGTCTTCTCTCCTAAGTAATCCACGTCGTACTTGGTCGCCGGCGTCACAGAAAAGATAGACTTCTCGTCAACGCTAACATTACTGCTACTGCTGCACTGCCACTTGATGCTCTTATTCCAAACCAAGGACTTGGTTTTGAGAATGTTATGTGAAGTAGTGGGTCTGATCCGAACTGGGTTTCTGATGAAGCTGGTGGCCGCCATTGAGGCCTCAATTGCATACATCTCTCTCCCGAACCTCAAAGTCGGGTTCTTTCTTTCTGAAATCTCAAAGTGGGGAATCTGAAATATCTGAGAGTAGATAATAATGAGTAGACGACAATAGTGGCACTAACAGTGAAAGTGAAGGTTTGCTTTTTGGTTGTGTGGGATTGTTGTACTTAAACTTGGTGTTTGATTTGTTGCTGCGTTCTGCTTATCCACTATTCGTACCTAGCTAGCTCTCTCTATGAGAGTTTGGTCTATCTGTAATCTTGCAGCAGCAGCCATTATGATAAGGCATGCCGCTTTTCGATTTTGGCCATTGCTCTGCTCTTgttttttccaaaaaaaaaaaaaacatctgtTTATTGAGTCAACgttctttttttaattgtaaAGGTCAGGTCAAAGTTTTGGTTTCTAGTATGTGCAAATTTCATGCCAATGAGAATTGACAAGAATGGGAAAACACTTTGCTTTATTTTCTAGGATGAAATATTACTTTGATCATTGAAGTATATTTCGATCCACATTGGTCACTCTGttattttacattttttttgttaattccCCTTATAGTTTGAATATTAAAAATggtgtattgtatatagatttatgtggatttattttaattaacatACTTTTTGAAAAGTCCACAGACTCTTTTAAAAATACACAGACTTtcatataattattaaaacCACTTATTTCAACCACAGACTTTTTGGTTGATTTCTACAGACTTTTATTAACTCATAAAATCCACATAATTCTTATTGATTGTCTTCTATATATTTCTCAGTAATCATAATGTATGTGTATACCATGTCTCTCAACTACAAGCACACGATTCTATGATAATTTGCTTCACTCTCGAGTGCACCTGAAGCATTTAAGTTGGTCTTATGGGTTCCTTGACGCCTCGTGAGTGCTATTGGATGACGATTTAATGTATGCTAAAAAAAACTTTCTACAGAACAATTTTTGTTCTAACCAAATTTATTAGTTGTATGACTTGTATTTATTACAAAGAAATTAGATAATCTCGATTatttataagaaaatataataaatcatTCGAATTTAATCTATCGACCAATAGGTACCAAAGAAATAGAAGTAAATAAATTGTTCATGAAGTTTTAAGCTAAAGACGTTGGTGTTCATGAACATTGATATGattattattctcatttcTTCTTACGTACTTCTTTCATcgtcattgtttttattgttagCATTGGGCATGTGTTCACATATGAGAATGAGATTTTAATAAGTATAAAGATACAAGGTAAGAGCATAACATACATAAGAAGAAAACAATCATGGGATCATAGGTTGAATAAACATGTTGGGTTGTAGAAAAAAGAATTGgtaaataaaataagaaaaatggTGGAGAAAACAAAATGTAATGAGAAAGTATAAGGAAAAGTCTATAAAAAATCTTTGGTCTAGAGGCTAGACAATTTTTGGATTGTGGTGTCCATGAGATTCCATGAATTTATAATTTCAtaagtatgaatgatattttgaataccCACAGACTTCTATTCATTTTAAAAAGTATTGATTGAATACCCTCAGACTTTTATGGATTACACAATGACATTTAAAAATCCTAATTGAATACACCTAGACTTGTATGGAGAATTAAAAGTTTTGTATTGAATACACATAGACTGTTGAATTCCATAGATTTCTTTAAAACTCTCACTAAATCCATATACAATACACCCTCCTAAAGTAATCAAATGacaattttttcattttgtctGGCACAAtactttaattattttctaattagaATAACAAATATGACCCTACATATGAGGATTTAATATTCAATTACAaagaaaatatacaaaatGACTAATGTGACATACATGGTAGTATAATTAGATGACCAAAGTGAAGTTTTCAAAAGTTCAATCACCAAAGTGTCAACCGAAACATACTTTGATGaccaaaatgatatttttgccCATTTTCTAATCTAACTGAATATGTAGGTGCAACATTCACAAGTCCCTTTTTATTAGATTGTTGAGTACTTGAAACCTGTTAGACCCATATAATTCTAGTAAAGATGTCAACTACTAGAGAGTCTAAGTTATCTTAAGACCCGATAGTCAGAAATGTCCTCATTTTTGTAACTCAGTCTAAGGTTAAACAATGAGAGTTAAGGTCATAGGTGCGTCAGCGCTTCCTGTCAGCGATACTCTTTTGTACCAGGAAGTAATGCACATGAATTAAAGTGGAAGTGGTTCATAATCGGTGAATTGATGCAATAATTTTGAGTTCTCGAATCTCCTTGGAGATTGATCAATATTGTATCTAATGTTAGGGCATTAGGCATATACCCTTTCCCTTTACATGTTTCATTCGAGCATGTTTTTAGGGTGATCAAACCATTCAAACGACTTCTAAACATCatcgaaataaaaagaatctATCAAACTATAACAAAAGGTGATTTGATAAGCTAATTTCATTGATATCATATTCCCAACCCCCACAAGCATATGGACTGGACTAATGAAAAATGGTAATCAACATTAGTCTAAGGAAAGATTAGCCCAAAGAAAGATTGAAGGCCCATCGTTATGTCTTATTTAGGCACTTAATTAGGCCATTATTGGGGTGATTAATATTCTGACAGTGAAGTATGAACAAATTCCATCGACATATGTCTGCAGCATACTTTTCTTGTTGCCTACGTTCCCACAAGTAAGTATCCAAATTTGAACAACCATCCTTTCTTCAAATCTCAGTCAGTCAAAGGCTCAAAGCTAAGCCGGAATATAGTTGTCGGCTGGCACAGCGATGGGTTTTGGCCTTTTAGGGTTTATAACATCGACCGTTCATTTTCATTCATGCATACGCAACTTCTCGACATTTTCTGGGGGTTATAGAATAGTTTGGTTATCTAGCTAGTAACGAGAAAATTGATAGAAGAAGCTACGAAATGAGAAAGAGGCCCTTCAGGACTTGTCTTCCGTCCTTCTAGATTGTCAATATAGCTAGCTAGAGCTAGCTAGATATTTCCTTTTATATTGCTAAATTGTGACAAAAATTGATCGCCTGTCACATAATTTGACGGGCTTGTCAAATTAGTAATATATGAAGAACGTCTGATACTTTATAACTAAGCAAGCATTACAAATTCATTCAAACACATATTACGTAAGACAAGAATCACTAAGCAAACCAGGAGGTCGAACTAGCTGGACATCTAGAGATGTTTGGTGCTGGCATGAGTGGCATCAGTGCTGTTTAGCGATTTATAACATCATTTTCCATCCGTGCATGCAACATTGCAAGtgatcgaaatttttgattatCTTCCTGACTGTAATGCATATGGCCAGTCCTTGATCTGTAAGAAAGAGACTCATCAAGATTGTCATTATATCAATTAAGTGGGATATGGTGTACGTATAcatgcacacacacacacacacacacacatatatatatatatatataccaattatTGGAGATACTATTCACACTAACTAGCTAGCAACTACTTTACAGTTACTACGTActttctagctagctagatttGCCAGTTTGTTGAATAATTCTACGTCTTGTGTTATATATTAACCCTTTCTTATACGAACTTGAACGAACGTACGATGTTGAATAATTCTGATTCTTACGCGCCAAGCTAGTGTTGCTAGAATATCAATCTTAAAAATGCCTAGTACTTAAGACAAGAATTCACCAAACTAATGAGAAGGTCCATTTCTAGAATTTGCCGAATTTATCATAACTATTAGCAAACTATAAGACCATAAATTAAAACAGGGGTTCTGACTTCTAAACCATATTATAACCCAGCTATAGGGTTGTCACTTTCTGAAAACTTGGAAGAGTGAGGTGCATGCCAAATAGGCAAATAGGCCAATAGTCCTTATCGTTAAACAACTAAGGAACCTAATCAATAAACAAGCATTCACACCTCAATCCAACGTATAAGAAGTTAAGAACCCTAACTAGCTGAGATGATTGCAATCCTGCAAGGTCATGAGTGATGTCAGATCCTGTGTTCCATTCTTTTGATCGATCTGTTTCGTTTGAGTTTTAAATTAGTCCTCCACCTCCTTCATCATCCATCTTTGGTTGCATGCACATCGAGACCAACATTTCCGACAGGAATTTATCAGCATACAATATTATAAACTCATATTTGACCTGCCCCGACGTTAGCTGTGGACTTGTAGTGCTTTGAAATGAACTTTTAAATTCTACTTGATTAATCATATACATTGTGTCCCTGTGTgtgtaatttaaaaaaatgtcaAACACACAAGCATAGCTAGCCCTCGTGTCCTAAACACAGGACTGGTTTGTGTATTTTGTTAGCGACTACTGACTCTGTCGCATTCCATGGTTCTTCTTCCATCTATATTTTCTAATGTAATCCTACCATTTGAAATAGAATTCCACCAATAATTGCCTAAAttatgaacacatataatGTTGGACTATAGCTTCTTATTTTATGAATCCTTACTTGTCTACATACGTACGTATAATAAATATTGGTTGGAATATATGTAATTTGGAATTTTATGAATTAAAACACTGTAATGTGAATTAATTCAGGGCACAATGTGGAGGTGAACCAATAGCCATCATACAATCCCAAGCAACTGTGCGGCACTAACATCAATATTGACCCGTGTCTCCGTTAAATGTTGaaacctcaaaaaaaaaaaaaatctggaaACAAGACTTGCAATCCAATTCTGGGTTTCTTTCTGAGATCGTGGTTCCACACTTCCACTTTTCCTTCACCGAAGTCATAAGATAGCACGGGTGCTGTAGGGAAGGAAAGGGTATCTTCTTGATCCTTAATTGAGATTCTTATATCATCCTTATCTAGAAGTATTGATCTTTAGCAGACGTTCTTCATTATCGACCTGCAAATAGTAGTTAACAAATCTATAAAAGTTAATTTCTCCTATGGTACATGAAGTATAGCTACTTAAACAATTTAGtacatgatgtatgaaaacgaataatttggtacctgaagttctcatttgtaagccattttggtacctctatcaattcacattttcttcatttcttcctataattgtggcctctttggagataattaaattgatatatatactCCACTTAccatctacttcgcatatatcaaaaataaatatgtttttcataaacttattgtatcctgattattttttgcaaa
This is a stretch of genomic DNA from Argentina anserina chromosome 4, drPotAnse1.1, whole genome shotgun sequence. It encodes these proteins:
- the LOC126790310 gene encoding uncharacterized protein LOC126790310, with translation MYAIEASMAATSFIRNPVRIRPTTSHNILKTKSLVWNKSIKWQCSSSSNVSVDEKSIFSVTPATKYDVDYLGEKTKGDLNVKLESLEAFGIDGQATLEGPIEEVARMEAEEAEGLLKDLGIPSPFSSRQSPRGIFCSRTLNLRSISAIGYDMDYTLMHYNVIAWEGKAYDYCMDNLKKVGFPVDGLAFDPDLVIRGLVIDKEKGNLVKPDRFGYVKRAMHGTTMLSNRAVREMYGRELVDLRKESRWEFLNTLFSVSEAVAYMQMVDRLDDGTIAAQLGPLDYKGLYKAVGRALFRAHVEGQLKSEIMSKPELFVTPDPQLPLALLDQKEAGKKLLLITNSDYHYTDTMMQHSFNRYLPNDMSWRDLFDIVIVSARKPEFFQMSHPMYEVVTGEGLMRPCFKAVTGGLYSGGSAQMVENSLNIHGDEILYVGDHIYTDVSQSKVHLRWRTALILRELEEEYSALISSRGHRESLIELTNQKEVVGDLFNQLRLASQRRTKGRPAQTIAATHLADQELSESMQKLLIVMQRLDQKIALLLESDGELFNKRWGFLSRAGFWDKSHLMRQIEKYADIYTSRVSNFLQYTPFMYFRSQEQTLAHDSYSYYCSKIYGSAVDDEANSTL